A single region of the Apteryx mantelli isolate bAptMan1 chromosome 39, bAptMan1.hap1, whole genome shotgun sequence genome encodes:
- the LOC136995157 gene encoding lipid transferase CIDEB-like produces the protein MAASLEELREQAGLFGSRWDPELPRTPGSRRGEEVARVTVALSKTSPRDLVGQVRVTAAVRGLRCDLGGLGPDRVLRKLLRVLAALTRAVGQSLLSLSAALRHLLEGPPAPRVACGH, from the exons gcgGGGCTATTCGGGTCCCGTTGGGATCCGGAGCTgccccggacgccggggtcccgCCGCGGCGAGGAGGTGGCCCGGGTGACGGTGGCCCTGTCCAAGACGAGCCCCCGCGACCTGGTGGGGCAAGTGCGGGTGACGGCGGCCGTGCGGGGCCTCCGCTGCGACCTGGGGGGCCTGGGCCCCGACCGGGTGCTGCG gaaGCTGCTGCGGGTCCTGGCGGCCCTGACGcgcgccgtggggcagagccTGCTGAGCCTCTCCGCCGCCCTCCGCCACCTCCTCGAGGGGCCCCCGGCCCCCAGGGTGGCCTGCGGCCACTGA